Proteins from one Xiphophorus hellerii strain 12219 chromosome 8, Xiphophorus_hellerii-4.1, whole genome shotgun sequence genomic window:
- the LOC116724483 gene encoding NLR family CARD domain-containing protein 3-like has protein sequence MALEDNIVTFVKKELKKIQKVLSPNDPEHSESQRDDDEVLEGDDEEQRRSSREAVMKITLNFLRRMKQEELADRLQSRHFAPVCQHQLKSGLKKKFQSVFEGIAKAGSPTLLNQIYTELYITEGGTGEVNDEHEVRQIETASRKPHRPETTVRGEDIFKVQPGRDQPIRTVMTKGVAGIGKTVLTQKFTLDWAEDKAHQNIQFIFPFTFRELNVLKEKKFSLVELVHHFFSETKEICSFEHFQVLFIFDGLDESRLDLDFHNKEILTDATESTSVDVLLTNLIRGKLLPSALLWITTRPAAANQIPPECVDMVTEVRGFNDPQKEEYFRKRFRGKKQASRIISHMKTSRSLHIMCHIPVFCWITATVLEDVLETREGGELPSTLTEMYIHFLVVQTKVKKVKYDGGAATDPHWSPESRKMIESLGKLAFDQLQKGNLIFYESDLTECGIDIRAASVYSGVFTQIFKEERGLYQDKVFCFVHLSVQEFLAALHVHLTFINSGSDVMKETQISKKSSLLNKSDLKSLHQRAVDQALQSPNGHLDLFLRFLLGLSLQTNQRLLQGLLTKTGSSSQTNQETVQYIKEKINENVSAEKSINLFHCLNELNDRSLVEEIQQSLSSGRLSTAKLSPAQWSALGFILVSSGKDLDVFDLKKYSASEEVLLRLLPVVKASNKALLSYCNLSERSCEALSSVLSSQSSSLRELDLSNNKLQDSGVKLLSAGLKSPNCNLETLRLSDCNLSERSCEALSSVLSSQSSSLRELDLSNNNLQDSGVKLLSAGLKSPNCNLETLRVEPAGVPFLTPGPWRLKRYSCQLTIDTNTVSRELKLSEDNRKVTRVEELQSYPDHPDRFDDPQLLCRTGLTGRCYWEVEWRGDVDISVSYRRIMRKEDSGDCLFGLNDHSWSLRCSDDHGYCVRHNYRQTRLSSSSVSNRVAVYVDCPAGILSFYRVSSDSLILLHTFNITFTEPLIPGFGFWFSSG, from the exons atg GCGCTGGAGGAcaatattgtcacttttgtgaagaaagaactgaagaagatTCAGAAAGTTCTGAGTCCAAATGACCCAGAACAttcagagagtcagagagatgatgatgaggtgttggaaggtgatgatgaagagcagaggaggagcagcagagaggcagtgatgaagatcacactgaacttcctgaggaggatgaagcaggaggagctggctgaccgtctgcagagca gacattttgctccagtttgtcaacatcaacttaaatctggtctgaagaagaagttccagtctgtgtttgaggggattgctaaagcaggaagtccaacccttctgaaccagatctacacagagctctacatcacagagggagggactggagaggtcaatgatgaacatgaggtcagacagattgaaacagcatccaggaaaccacacagaccagaaacaacagtCAGAggagaagacatctttaaagtccaacctggaagagatcaaccaatcagaacagtgatgacaaagggagtggctggcattgggaaaacagtcctaacacaaaagttcactctggactgggctgaagacaaagcccaccagaacatccagttcatatttccattcacgttcagagagctgaatgtgctgaaagagaaaaagttcagcttggtggaacttgttcatcacttctttagtgaaaccaaagaaatctgcagctttgaacacttccaggttctgttcatctttgatggcctggatgagagtcgacttgatctggacttccacaacaaggagatcctgactgatgctacagagtccacctcagtggacgttctgctgacaaacctcatcagggggaaactgcttccctctgctctcctctggataaccacacgacctgcagcagccaatcagatccctcctgAGTGTGTTGAcatggtaacagaggtcagagggttcaatgacccacagaaggaggagtacttcaggaagagattcagaggtAAGAaacaggccagcaggatcatctcccacatgaagacatcacgaagcctccacatcatgtgccacatcccagtcttctgctggatcactgctacagttctggaggatgtgttggagaccagagagggaggagagctgcccagcaccctgactgagatgtacatccacttcctggtggttcagaccaaagtgaagaaggtcaagtatgatggaggagctgcaacagatccacactggagtccagagagcaggaagatgattgagtctctgggaaaactggcttttgatcagctgcagaaaggaaacctgatcttctatgaatcagacctgacagagtgtggcatcgatatcagagcagcctcagtgtactcaggagtgttcacacagatctttaaagaggagagaggtctgtaccaggacaaggtgttctgcttcgtccatctgagtgttcaggagtttctggctgctcttcatgttcatctgacctTTATCAACTCTGGTTCTGACGtgatgaaagaaacacaaatatctAAGAAATCTTCATTACTTAATAAATCTGACCTAAAATCTCTCCACcagagagctgttgaccaggccttacagagtccaaatggacacctggacttgttcctccgcttcctcctgggactttcactgcagaccaatcagagactcctacaaggtctgctgacaaagacaggaagtagctcacagaccaatcaggaaacagttcagtacatcaaggagaagatcaaTGAAAATgtatctgcagagaaaagcatcaatctgttccactgtctgaatgaactgaatgatcgttctctagtggaggagatccaacagtctctgagttcaggacgTCTCTCCACAGCtaaactgtctcctgctcagtggtcagctcttggtttcatcttagtgtcatcaggaaaagatctggatgtgtttgacctgaagaaatactctgcttcagaggaggttcttctcaggctgctgccagtggttaaagcctccaacaaagctct actgagttactgtaacctctcagagagaagctgtgaagctctgtcctcagttctcagctcccagtcctccagtctcagagaactggacctgagtaacaacaagctgcaggattcaggagtgaagcttctctctgctggactgaagagtccaaactgcaacctggaaactctcag actgagtgactgtaacctctcagagagaagctgtgaagctctgtcctcagttctcagctcccagtcctccagtctcagagaactggacctgagtaacaacaacctgcaggattcaggagtgaagcttctctctgctggactgaagagtccaaactgcaacctggaaactctcag ggtggagcctgctggagtcccattcttgacaccaggtccatggagactgaaaagat attcctgtcaactcaccatcgacacaaacacagtgagcagagaactcaaactgtctgaagacaacaggaaggtgacacgtgtggaggagcttcagtcatatcctgatcatccagacagatttgatgaTCCgcagctgctgtgtagaactggtctgactggtcgctgttactgggaggtcgagTGGAGAGGAGATGTTgatatatcagtgagttacagaagaatcatGAGGAAAGAAGACAGTGGAGACTGTTTGTTTGGATTGaatgatcattcctggagtctgagATGTTCTGATGATCATGGTTACTGTGTCAGGCACAATTACAGACaaactcgtctctcctcctcctctgtctctaacagagtagcagtgtatgtggactgtcctgctggcattctgtccttctacagagtttcctctgactcactgatcctcctccacaccttcaacatcacattcactgaacctctgattcctggatttgggttctggttcagttctggt